From Juglans regia cultivar Chandler chromosome 6, Walnut 2.0, whole genome shotgun sequence, the proteins below share one genomic window:
- the LOC108980214 gene encoding purple acid phosphatase 17-like yields MAVLCKKNVALCLLFTITSGLCFFHSSAELQRFEHPTKSDGSLSFLVVGDWGRRGAFNQSQVAHQMGRIGEKLDINFVVSTGDNFYDDGLTSEQDTAFEESFTKVYTANSLQKQWYSVLGNHDYRGNAEAQLSPLLRKIDSRWLCLRSFIVNSGLAEIIFVDTTPFVNAYFTDTKDHTYDWRGFHSRKLYIANLLKDVELALKESTAKWKIVVGHHAIKSVGHHGDIKELSKWLLPVLQANNVDFYMNGHDHCLEHISDTNSPIQFLTSGAGSKAWRGDIKGLNRGGLKFFYDGQGFMSVQLNKMDAEIIFYDVFGKILHSWRTSKQLHQST; encoded by the exons ATGGCGgttctctgtaagaaaaatGTGGCTCTGTGCCTTCTCTTTACCATTACCTCTGGCCTTTGTTTCTTCCATTCATCTGCAGAGCTTCAAAGGTTTGAGCACCCCACCAAAAGTGATGGGTCGCTTAGCTTTTTGGTCGTTGGGGACTGGGGAAGAAGAGGGGCTTTCAACCAATCTCAAGTTGCTCATCAG ATGGGAAGGATTGGAGAGAAGCTAGACATCAACTTTGTAGTTTCAACAGGAGATAATTTCTATGATGATGGACTGACTAGTGAACAGGATACAGCATTTGAGGAATCATTTACCAAAGTATACACAGCCAACAGCCTGCAGAAACAGTGGTACAGTG TTTTGGGCAACCATGATTATAGGGGCAATGCAGAAGCACAATTGAGCCCTCTCCTCAGGAAAATTGATAGTAGATGGCTCTGCCTGAGATCTTTTATTGTGAATTCTG GATTAGCCGAGATTATATTTGTGGACACCACTCCTTTTGTCAATGCATACTTTACTGATACAAAGGACCATACCTATGATTGGAGGGGCTTCCACTCTCGCAAGCTTTACATTGCAAACCTAttaaag GATGTTGAATTGGCATTGAAAGAGTCAACAGCAAAATGGAAGATTGTTGTTGGTCACCATGCCATCAAAAGTGTTGGACATCATGGTGATATAAAGGAACTTTCAAAGTGGCTTCTCCCAGTGCTTCAG GCCAACAATGTTGATTTTTACATGAATGGGCATGACCATTGCCTTGAGCATATAAGTGACACAAACAG CCCTATACAATTTCTAACTAGTGGAGCTGGGTCCAAGGCATGGAGAGGAGACATTAAAGGACTGAATAGAGGTGGCCTGAAGTTCTTCTATGATGGACAGGGTTTCATGTCTGTCCAGCTGAACAAGATGGATGCAGAAATTATATTCTATGATGTTTTTGGCAAGATTTTGCACAGTTGGAGAACATCGAAGCAGCTTCACCAATCAACATGA